GCTTGCGGGCTGTGTTAGGTCAGGTTTGTACAACCCCCTCCAACCCCCTCCAACACCTTCCTCCTGCCCCAGAGGCATGCAGCCAGGCCCACCAGTCCATCAGAGGTTGACTTCCTTTATCGCTTCATTGCGTCTTGCCAAAATTCTTGGCCTGGACCCTTTCTTGTTGGCAGCAGGGTACAGCCAGAGGCTTGTAGTCAGCCCACCTCCCCGCTTTGACACTTCCTGTGGCACCTTGAGCAAGTCCTTtcctgtctctgagcctcagttttctgttCTGCAAAATGGAGCTGACACCTACTCTTAAGAGTAGGTGAAGTCTCACTTGGGTGGGCACTGTGGTAACAGATTATGGAAAGAAACTATACAGTCTACTCTCTTTATCCACGCGTTCACATCCATAGATGTAACCAACATTGGATAGAAAATACTGGGGGGGGGGCaatccatgaagttgcaaaaagCGAAACTTGAATTTGCCCTTTAGGTAGCATTTACATCATATTTACccagcatttacattgtattaggtgtcATAAGTAATCTAGAAATGGTAGGAAGTCTAGGGGAGGATGTGTATAGGTTATATGTGAATATTACAGCATTTCACATAAGGGATTTAAGCATTCTCAGATTTTGGTATCATGGGAGTCCTAGAACCAGTACCCCatggatactgagggatgactcCTGACTTGTCTCAGACTGAGAACCCCCAAGGGCAGGAACCAAGTCAGAACCTCTCACATGTTAGTAGTGGAAGGAGTGTAGTCCTTCTTGAGCCAAGCAGGTGGAAGGGAGGAAGCTGGAGTCCCCTCAGGAACCCCACTATCTGTAGGACATATTTGTAGACCCTTGCACCACGACAGGGTTCCCTGGAGACCCACCCGGAGGGAGCCTTACACCAGAGCCACCTGGCCTGGAAGCATGTTAGCCAGCCCTCTGGACTCCCTGCAGGCCAAGGCTCTCTCTGGTCTGTCGGCCCTGAACCCCAGTGCCAGAGCAGGGTGCTGCCAGGAGAGCACAGGGGCATGGTGGGCGGCATCAGTGGGCTTCCGGAACCAGGGTGCAGAAGTTTGATGCTCCTTCCCTGACCGCTTATGGAGCAAGGGACTGAACTTTCTGTGCCTTAGTCCCTTTGTCGGTTTGCCTCCTAGGGTCGTGTACCCTGGCGCAGCCCCTCCAGCCCTCTGCCACCCCTGATGCAACCATGGGCTCTGGCAGTGACTAGGTGGGCACCCTCTGCCCCTGGGGGTCAGCGGCGATTCCCTGCAGGACCCAGCAGCAGCCCGGGCCAGCTCTGGGGAAGGTAGGACGGAACTTCCCAGTCCCATGGATCCTGGAGCCACTGGCATGGGGGCTGTCAGCCTGGGCTGGCACAGGGGCCGGGGGCGGTGGGCCCAGGGCCCTGAGCTGTCTTCCTTACCCAGTGGGTAGTGGACCTTTGGCTTCTTCCATGCTCTGTGAATGAGCAGCCCCCGTCAGTGCTACTGGGGCCTCCTCTCTGTGGTGCAGCCCCAGCCACGAGGGCCCCCTGGCCAGCCTGCCGGCCCAGGATGAGCGCTTCCCCTCCCAGCAGCTGCCGCCCCGACCAGCACACCTCCCCGTAGAGGAGCGCCGAGCCTCGGCTCCTGCCGGCGGGAGCCCCCGAATGCTGCACCCAGTCTCCCAGCAGAGCCCGTTCATGGTTGATCTCCACGAGCAGGTAGGCAGAACTCCCCACCCCTGCACTCTGCCTTGCCGCCGTGGCCTCTGGCAAGTCGGTCCAAGGAGCAGAGGAGCAATACCCTGACTTCACCTTGCTGAACTCATTGCGCCGTTCAGGGAGGCATCTTTAGCCCTGGTGTACAGGTTGGTGCATtgaagcccagagaagggaaggaccTTCCCTGGGGCCACACGGTGGATGAGTTGATAGAGCTAGAGAGCCCCTCCTGGGTTCCCAGAGGACTCTCAGGGGCTTGGGGCAGGAGGTAGCAGCCAGGTCTACAGTGGGTAGGCCCCAGctagagaagggaagagagctgGCCCGGCGGGACTTTCTCACCTCAGGGGCCGCCGAGTGGCCTCCCCACAGTTCTGGGTCTCTCTTCTGCAGGTGCACCAGGGACCTGTCCCTCTGTCCTACACAGTCACCACGGTGACCACCCAAGGCTTCCCCTTGCCTGCAGGCCAGCACATCCCTGGCTGCAGCGCTCAGCAGCTCCCAGCATGCTCCGTGATGTTCAGCGGGCAGCACTACCCGCTCTGCTGCCTCCCGCCCCCGGTGAGTGAGCGCCCACCCAGGCTTCCTGGTCTGTCTCTAGCTGAAGGCCTCAGGCTTGGGCCTGTAGCAAAACTGAGCTGCACTTAACAGCCCTTACCCAGGCTGTCAGAGTCCTCTGGGCTCCAGGCCACAGCCTTGTCCAGAAGAGTGTACGTGTATTCATGTCCAGTGGAAGGGCATTGCAGAGCTCAGGGATGGCCCTGCATTGCAGGGCCTGCTGTATGGTTTGGAGTCATCACTGTGGGCCTTCAGAGCAAGATGTCCTGCCTGGGAGGCCTAGGCCAGGGCTAGATGGTCCAGAGGGCTTCTCACTGGGTGGAATGGGCCCTGGCCCTGATCCCACAAACCTAAGACCGGACCCAGAGCCCAGAAGTGTTCTCCAGCCTCTGCCCCCTTTCTCAGCAGCTGATCCAGGCGTGTACCATGCAGCAGCTCCCTGTGCCCTATCAGGCCTACCCTCATCTCATCTCCAGTGACCACTACATCCTACACCCCCCGCCGCCAGCCCCACACCCCCAGCCCGCTCACATGGCGCCTCTTGGGCAGTTTATGTCCCTGCAGACACAGCACCCACGCATGGTGAGTCCCAGCGACGGGTCTGGTGCTACAGGGGatggtgggcggggtgggggccaggggacTCCCCTCGTCACTGACTGCCAAACCCCACCTCCCCCGCCATCCCCCCGCAGCCCCTGCAGCGCCTCGACAATGATGTGGATCTCCGGGGGGATCAGCACCCCCTGGGGAGCTTCACCTACTCCACCTCGGCCCCAGGCCCGACCCTGTCGGCGTCCGTGCCCATGCACTACCTGCCCCACGACACCCTGCACCACGAGCTGTCCTTCGGTGTGGTGAGTGCCACCCCTGCTCTGGCTCGAGGGTGACCGGGGAGACAGGCCCGTGGCTGACCTGCCCCTGGCCCCCCTCTCGCAGCCATATTCCCACGTGATGCCTCGGAGACTGAGCACCCAGAGATACCGCCTGCAACAGCCgctgcccccgccgcccccgccgcctccCCCACCACCGTATTACCCCAGCTTCCTGCCCTACTTCCTGTAAGTACCTGCACAGCTGCTCCAGAGCTGTGGGGCTGTGTTCTCCTGGGGCCTTTAGTGGTTAGACCCAAACAGGGTCCCACAGAGGTCCCAGGGCTGCTCGAgcccccccactcccaccccccagcATCCCCACTAGACCAGACCTGCACACTCACGCTCCCCAGTAGGGTCCCTAGTGTGAACAGTGCAGAGTTCTGGGCTTAGTTTTATGGTGGGAATCAGGGGAGCCCCGCAATGCTCTCTGTGCCTACTGTCCTTGACCCTGGGCCCACGTGCTTGTCTCCCACTAGCTCGATGCTGCCGATGTCACCAACAGCAATGGGGCCCACCATCAGCCTGGATCTTGATGTGGATGATGTGGAGATGGAGAACTATGAGGTCCCATGGAGCCCGGTCCTGGGAAGTGGGGGCCTGGGGGACCTCCAGCCCTGGCCGCCGCTGACTCTCCCCTCCTGCCCGCGTCCAGGCTCTCCTGAATCTGGCCGAGCGGCTGGGAGACGCCAAACCCCGTGGCCTCACCAAAGCGGACATCGAGCAGCTTCCATCGTACCGCTTTCACCCGGACAGTCACCAGTCGGAGCAGACGCTGTGAGTGCCCGGGCCTCCTCTttagccccctcccccagcctctctgaGCACAGATAGGTTTCTAATCTCCTGGGTGGGGCTTTGCGCCCTGCCATGAGTCTGCCCTGCCGTCAGTGTTGGGGTGACGCGCTGTGCCTCCTCCCAGGTGTGTTGTCTGCTTCAGTGATTTCGAGGCGCGGCAGCTGCTCCGGGTCCTCCCCTGCAACCACGAGTTCCACACCAAGTGTGTCGACAAGTGGTTGAAGGTAAGGTTCCCATGCTGCTCCCAGGTgtggggggggaggagggggactgGAGGGCTTCCCTCTGCATCCTCTTCGGCATCCAGGAGTTCTGGCTCCACACAGGGAGCCAGGTCCCCACGGCAGCAGAAGAGCCTCAGATGGGATGGGGGTTGGGCGAGAGCGGAGTCTTGACATGTGGCTGCTTCCCCCAGGCCAACCGGACGTGTCCCATTTGCCGGGCCGACGCTTCCGAGGTGCCCAGGGAGGCTGAGTGAGGCCCCACAGCCACCCCGGAGAACCCTGCCCAAAGCTCTGGAAACTCGGGGGGCCCAGGGAGGGCGTGGTCCCGGCCTGCCCTGCCgttcctgcctgcctctccagAGCTGGTGTCAGGGTCAGCccgagagaagcccctgcaataaGCCCCTGCATTTGCCAAGCTCCAAAGACTCCTTCCCCGTCTGCCCACCCGTCTGCCCACCAAGGAGCAGCCTGAGCGCCCGTAACTCAGTCTCTCCTGTTTGCCCTTGGGTCTGTCTCCTTTTCCTGCCAGCACTGGGAGCCAGGGTCCATTCCCCTAGTGTGGCCGGTGGAGATCGTTGGCCCCAAGATGGGCAAAGGGGGAGCTGTCCAGGGTCGCCTAGTCTCTTGCACTGAAGTGGCATGCCCTCTGTGCAGGTGGCACTGACAGGCGTGGACAGATGGTGGCAGGAAGCCCAAGTGGGTCCTTCCGCCTTGACCCCAGGCAGACTCAGGCAGCCAGGCCGCTGTGAGGGTGGGGCTGGCTCCCTAGAGGGCCCTCAGCCCAGGCACAACATTCCGGCCCCAAGCCCAGGCTGGGGAGCATCAGAGCCTGCCTCCCAAGCAGGTGGGAGGCAGGCTCTGAGCTGGGGCAGATGGGCCCTCTGAGGGCCTGGGCCAGGCCAGGGAGAGTGACCTCCTGTTTTGCTGGTGGCTGCCCTCCCTGGCAGTGACGGTGCCCAGACCCTTGCCCAATCTCCCCTTTCTGTCGTTTTGCATGAACGTGAGGAGCAGCAGTTTTTGTTGATCATTTGGCCCCAAATCGTGTGTAGGATCTGAGGGTGTGGATTTTTAAACAGTCCCTTTTCTTTTGGTTTAATGGGGGTATAGGGACCAACCAGGACCGAGTGCCCCAGGGGCAGGGAATGGTCCGTGCTATACCGCCTGGTCCGCATGCATGTGCacggctggggctggggtggctgGCGGTCGTGGGTGGGGTTGCGGGGTCTGTGCTCAGCTGATAACTGCCATGCACTGTACTGCACACGTCCCCAGAGCCTCCCGGGACCGGACGCTTTTCAGGGCATTTCTCCCTCTAGCCAGGACCTGTCTCCCACCTGCCTGGGTGTGTCTCCTCCAAGGAAGTCCCGGGAGGACTGGGTCCAGGGAGGGTGTGGACCCACCTCCAGGGGCCCCCCTCCCAGCTTGAGCCCTGCCCTCCAAGGTCTGGAGGAGCCCCCATAGGGTCTGGCTGAGTTCCCCACCCTCGCCCTCGTGGTCCCATTCCTTCTCTTCTCACCCCCAGCTGGGGTTGCTGCCCTGAACGAACCGCGTGTGGGGCCGGCACATCCTAGCAGGCAGCCCCTGGCGCCTGCTGCCTCAGGGATGCTCCAACCACCCTCGTTCTCCAGCAGCGGCCCTGGCTTCCCGCCACCCCCCAGCCTGCCATGGGGCCCCATCAGCCTGGCCCCACCCCGTGGAGAACCCAAAGTCTTACTGTATATAACTCCAGGTGACATTTCTATATTTATAGCAGTGTTGAAAACCCCCACGTTTTACACAGAGAACCACCCTCTCCaacccccctcccttccccacccccaaaaaaggtTTTCAGAACCCTTTCCAGTTCCTGGGGCAGGCGGAAACAGGCTCACGGATTGTGTCGGCTGCAGCAGTGATTCCAGCGAGCAGCTATTGGGGGggaaacaacattaaaaaaaaatcacttaaaaaaaaaagatttataagaCAATTATTTAGGATGTTTGTGATTTGCCGACCTTGCTATAGATGCCATGTTACCAATGATTTCCTGTGGTGGGGGCTTGTCAttgtttactgttttatttacCAACTTCTGGCCTAGGCATGACAGTGGGCTCCATCCCCCAGCCCTGGCTGGGCCCAGCACCTGTGTTCTGTGTTAGAAaggtcttatatatatatatataattacatatatatatataaacatgtaattTGGGGGGGCCCTGTTCCTTGCACATTTTACAGTTACCTCATTTTTCCCATGTATGTATTTGAGAAAATGctaatatatagagaaaaaaaaaaatggttcttaAAGCTTAAATGTGTGGTTTTTTCCATTCCATTGGATTCACATTGGTTTGTAGCATTTAACATAACTAGTATgttgtattatatatgtgtataccgATTGAAATTTTTAACAGatttgtactttttttaaaatgaaagttgctAGTTCTGCTTGACCAAGTAGTgcaatcattattttttttaatattgttgctGATTTCAGAGGGATATTCACTAATAAATGTATGATGTATATCAAGTATTGCCCAAGCTGCTCTTGGCTGCCTGTGTCCTTACTGTTTTAATGGGAAGTAGGGCAGGGGGGCATCAGTCTGAGAGTGGGTAGGGGCCCGAGATAAGAGGGGCAGAAAAGATTGTTGTTTGCTTTGGaaccttaagggaaaaaaaatgatctcTTGATGGAGAGGGGTCTCCGGGTCCAGTTCAGTGATAACTTACTCTGAGCCAATCTGCTTCACAGGCCAACTAGGTAGGATTCTGTTGGCAACTGACAAGATTCCATCTCACCAGTTTGAGGAAGAGGGCACTTACTAGTCTTGTCATTTACATTCTGGAGGTAGGTTTTGCTTCAGCCTGACTAGATCCGACTCGGTGTTGTTGTAAGGAACCAAGGTCTCACTTTATGTTACAACTGTTCTGCATGGTGCTTCCTGGTAGCTCTAgcttagtttagttcagtcgcttagtcgcgtctgactcttggcgaccccacagattgcagcacGCTagacatccctgtccatcaccaactcccggggcttgctcaaactcaagtccttcgagtcggtgatgtcatccaaccatctcatcctctgtcgtccccttctcctcctgccttcaatctttcccagcatcaatcttttccaaggagtcagttcttcacatcaggtggccaaagtattggagtttcagcttcagcattagtccttccagtgaatattgaggactgattttctttaggattgactcaaaagttttctccagacTCTCAAAAGAGTTTGCTCTAGTTCAGTGTCTCCTAATTTAGCATCATCTCCatgcaaaaactttttttttttcctaattctctCTAATTAGAATTATTAGTAATTCTAATAATTTCTGATCTGGAGTCTTGTTCAACCAGCAGGTTGTACACCCACTCCTGAACCCTTTGCTACCATTAGGGAGTTAGAACAGCATGACTGGCCCAGCTGCGTTACATATATCCCCACCCATGGGTCCCACTGAACCTACAAAAATTAAGCTGCTCATCCTCGAGCTCAGTGGGGATGAAGGGCCTGAGAGCCACCAAAGGGACCAGACTGGTGAGGTGGAACGTTCCTCCTCTCCATGATGGTGTGTGGTATTGCAGGGCTGCCTGGTGACTTGTTAGTATTGTCAGAGCAGCATGGTTGGGAGCAGGAGCGTCCAGCTGGGGACAGGAGACCTGCTGTGTCTGTGCCGTCACCATCTGTGACCTTGGTCAGGGCACTTGTCTTTCAGGCTTTGACTAGTTTGCAGATGAGGGGACAGACTCAGTTGAGTGGTTCCCTAAGTGTTTCAGAGAAAGTCATATGAAACATAATAGGGTTTGTATAAAAAATTGCCATAAAATAAGTTCGGGAAATTCCATGTTGAGAATCAGCTTTTATCACAGGGCTACTCTGAGCCTTGGCTATGTATGCTGTTGTAAATCTATAGCAGTGCATATACACTCTGGGCAGCATTTCTTGTGTTGGGCTTCTTTAGCCACATGCAGGTCCAGGTTGCATTCTTGAGCACACTGGGGCATGGTGAACTAGACCAGTGTAGAAGCTGAGTTCCCAGTCT
The DNA window shown above is from Bos indicus x Bos taurus breed Angus x Brahman F1 hybrid chromosome 7, Bos_hybrid_MaternalHap_v2.0, whole genome shotgun sequence and carries:
- the RNF44 gene encoding RING finger protein 44 isoform X2; the encoded protein is MQPWALAVTRWAPSAPGGQRRFPAGPSSSPGQLWGSPSHEGPLASLPAQDERFPSQQLPPRPAHLPVEERRASAPAGGSPRMLHPVSQQSPFMVDLHEQVHQGPVPLSYTVTTVTTQGFPLPAGQHIPGCSAQQLPACSVMFSGQHYPLCCLPPPQLIQACTMQQLPVPYQAYPHLISSDHYILHPPPPAPHPQPAHMAPLGQFMSLQTQHPRMPLQRLDNDVDLRGDQHPLGSFTYSTSAPGPTLSASVPMHYLPHDTLHHELSFGVPYSHVMPRRLSTQRYRLQQPLPPPPPPPPPPPYYPSFLPYFLSMLPMSPTAMGPTISLDLDVDDVEMENYEALLNLAERLGDAKPRGLTKADIEQLPSYRFHPDSHQSEQTLCVVCFSDFEARQLLRVLPCNHEFHTKCVDKWLKANRTCPICRADASEVPREAE
- the RNF44 gene encoding RING finger protein 44 isoform X3, coding for MQPWALAVTRWAPSAPGGQRRFPAGPSSSPGQLWGSPSHEGPLASLPAQDERFPSQQLPPRPAHLPVEERRASAPAGGSPRMLHPVSQQSPFMVDLHEQVHQGPVPLSYTVTTVTTQGFPLPAGQHIPGCSAQQLPACSVMFSGQHYPLCCLPPPQLIQACTMQQLPVPYQAYPHLISSDHYILHPPPPAPHPQPAHMAPLGQFMSLQTQHPRMPLQRLDNDVDLRGDQHPLGSFTYSTSAPGPTLSASVPMHYLPHDTLHHELSFGVPYSHVMPRRLSTQRYRLQQPLPPPPPPPPPPPYYPSFLPYFLSMLPMSPTAMGPTISLDLDVDDVEMENYEALLNLAERLGDAKPRGLTKADIEQLPSYRFHPDSHQSEQTL
- the RNF44 gene encoding RING finger protein 44 isoform X1 codes for the protein MQPWALAVTRWAPSAPGGQRRFPAGPSSSPGQLWGSPSHEGPLASLPAQDERFPSQQLPPRPAHLPVEERRASAPAGGSPRMLHPVSQQSPFMVDLHEQVHQGPVPLSYTVTTVTTQGFPLPAGQHIPGCSAQQLPACSVMFSGQHYPLCCLPPPLIQACTMQQLPVPYQAYPHLISSDHYILHPPPPAPHPQPAHMAPLGQFMSLQTQHPRMPLQRLDNDVDLRGDQHPLGSFTYSTSAPGPTLSASVPMHYLPHDTLHHELSFGVPYSHVMPRRLSTQRYRLQQPLPPPPPPPPPPPYYPSFLPYFLSMLPMSPTAMGPTISLDLDVDDVEMENYEALLNLAERLGDAKPRGLTKADIEQLPSYRFHPDSHQSEQTLCVVCFSDFEARQLLRVLPCNHEFHTKCVDKWLKANRTCPICRADASEVPREAE
- the RNF44 gene encoding RING finger protein 44 isoform X4, giving the protein MLHPVSQQSPFMVDLHEQVHQGPVPLSYTVTTVTTQGFPLPAGQHIPGCSAQQLPACSVMFSGQHYPLCCLPPPQLIQACTMQQLPVPYQAYPHLISSDHYILHPPPPAPHPQPAHMAPLGQFMSLQTQHPRMPLQRLDNDVDLRGDQHPLGSFTYSTSAPGPTLSASVPMHYLPHDTLHHELSFGVPYSHVMPRRLSTQRYRLQQPLPPPPPPPPPPPYYPSFLPYFLSMLPMSPTAMGPTISLDLDVDDVEMENYEALLNLAERLGDAKPRGLTKADIEQLPSYRFHPDSHQSEQTLCVVCFSDFEARQLLRVLPCNHEFHTKCVDKWLKANRTCPICRADASEVPREAE
- the RNF44 gene encoding RING finger protein 44 isoform X5 — translated: MLHPVSQQSPFMVDLHEQVHQGPVPLSYTVTTVTTQGFPLPAGQHIPGCSAQQLPACSVMFSGQHYPLCCLPPPLIQACTMQQLPVPYQAYPHLISSDHYILHPPPPAPHPQPAHMAPLGQFMSLQTQHPRMPLQRLDNDVDLRGDQHPLGSFTYSTSAPGPTLSASVPMHYLPHDTLHHELSFGVPYSHVMPRRLSTQRYRLQQPLPPPPPPPPPPPYYPSFLPYFLSMLPMSPTAMGPTISLDLDVDDVEMENYEALLNLAERLGDAKPRGLTKADIEQLPSYRFHPDSHQSEQTLCVVCFSDFEARQLLRVLPCNHEFHTKCVDKWLKANRTCPICRADASEVPREAE